The Pseudomonas sp. Marseille-Q3773 DNA window CGCAGGTGTTCGTCCGCTAAGCAGGTGTTGGCTTCATCGCGGATAAATCCGCTCCTACAGGCCTGCGGTGATCCCGTAGGAGCGGATTTATCCGCGATAGGGCCGGTACACCCAACACAAGAACAACAAGAGAACGCCCATGCCCCAACCAAGCTACTCACAGGGCAACCAGACCAAGGCCCTGCTCAGCCAATGCATCGGCGACGCCTTCGACAGCACCGTTGCCCGCTACCCCGATCGCGAAGCCTTGGTGGTCCGCCACCAGGCTCTGCGCTACACCTGGCAGCAACTGGCCGATGCCGTCGACCAGCATGCCCGGGCACTGATGGCCCTGGGCGTGCAGCCCGGCGACCGTCTGGGTATCTGGGCACCCAACTGCGCCGAGTGGTGCATCACCCAGTTCGCCAGTGCCAAGGTCGGCGCGATACTGGTCAATATCAACCCGGCCTACCGTTCCAGTGAACTGGACTATGCCCTCGGCCAGTCCGGTTGCCGCTGGGTGATCTGCGCCGATGCGTTCAAGACTTCCGACTACCACGCCATGCTGCTCGGCCTGATCCCCGGCCTGGCGGCCGGCCAGCCCGGCGCGCTGGTCTGCGAGCGCTTCCCGGAGCTGCGCGGGGTCGTCAGCCTGGCCGTCGCGCCACCGCCCGGCTTCCTGGCTTGGCACGACCTGCAGGCCCGCGCCGATTCGGTCAGCCGTGAAGCCTTGGCCGGGCGTCAGGCACAACTGCACTGCAATGATCCGATCAACATCCAGTACACCTCGGGCACCACCGGGTTCCCCAAAGGTGCCACGCTCAGCCACAGCAATATCCTCAACAACGGTTACATGGTCGGCGAAAGCCTGGGCCTGACCGAGCATGACCGGCTGGTGGTGCCGGTACCGTTGTACCACTGCTTCGGCATGGTCATGGCCAACCTCGGCTGCATGACCCACGGCAGTACCCTGATCTATCCCAGTGACGCATTCGACCCCCTGGCCACGCTACGCACGGTGGCGGAAGAACGGGCCACCGCGCTGTATGGCGTGCCGACCATGTTCATCGCCGAACTGGACCACCCGCAGCGCGGCGAATTCGACCTGTCCAGCCTGCGTACCGGGATCATGGCCGGCGCCACCTGTCCGATCGAGGTGATGCGCCGGGTGATCAGCGAGATGCACATGGCCGAGGTGCAGATTGCCTATGGCATGACCGAGACCAGCCCGGTGTCGCTGCAGACTGGTGCCAGCGACGACCTGGAGCGTCGCGTGACCAGCGTCGGGCGCACCCAGCCGCGGCTGGAGAGCAAAGTGGTCGATGGCGCCGGCAACACCGTGCCGCGCGGCGAGGTCGGTGAACTGTGCACGCGCGGTTACAGTGTGATGCTTGGCTACTGGAACAACCCCCAGGCCACCGCCGAAAGCATTGACCAGGACGGCTGGATGCACACCGGCGACCTGGCACTGATGGACGAGCAGGGCTACGTGCGCATCGTCGGGCGCAGCAAGGACATGATCATTCGCGGCGGAGAGAACATCTACCCGCGTGAACTGGAGGAGTTCTTTTTCACCCACCCGGCGGTGGCCGATGTGCAGGTAATCGGTGTGCCGTGCAGCAAGTACGGCGAGGAGATCGTCGCCTGGGTGCGGCTGCACCCGGGGCACATGGCCAGCGAGGAACAACTGCGCGACTGGGCGAAGGCGCGGATCGCCCATTTCAAGGTGCCCAGGTACTTCCGCTTCGTCGACGAGTTCCCGATGACGGTGACCGGCAAGGTGCAGAAGTTCAGG harbors:
- a CDS encoding fatty acid CoA ligase family protein, with the translated sequence MPQPSYSQGNQTKALLSQCIGDAFDSTVARYPDREALVVRHQALRYTWQQLADAVDQHARALMALGVQPGDRLGIWAPNCAEWCITQFASAKVGAILVNINPAYRSSELDYALGQSGCRWVICADAFKTSDYHAMLLGLIPGLAAGQPGALVCERFPELRGVVSLAVAPPPGFLAWHDLQARADSVSREALAGRQAQLHCNDPINIQYTSGTTGFPKGATLSHSNILNNGYMVGESLGLTEHDRLVVPVPLYHCFGMVMANLGCMTHGSTLIYPSDAFDPLATLRTVAEERATALYGVPTMFIAELDHPQRGEFDLSSLRTGIMAGATCPIEVMRRVISEMHMAEVQIAYGMTETSPVSLQTGASDDLERRVTSVGRTQPRLESKVVDGAGNTVPRGEVGELCTRGYSVMLGYWNNPQATAESIDQDGWMHTGDLALMDEQGYVRIVGRSKDMIIRGGENIYPRELEEFFFTHPAVADVQVIGVPCSKYGEEIVAWVRLHPGHMASEEQLRDWAKARIAHFKVPRYFRFVDEFPMTVTGKVQKFRMREISIEELTAN